In Nymphaea colorata isolate Beijing-Zhang1983 chromosome 10, ASM883128v2, whole genome shotgun sequence, the genomic stretch AGAAACGAAAGGATGACCCAGCCATGGCATATaacagtaaaaagaaaattgaaacttAATTTCTTACCGAGTTGATGACACTTTGCATTGATCCATGTTCACACCCATACAAACACAAACACGTACGCAACCAAGCTCGGGTTATTCCTACGCTGAAGACCAAACTTCATAATAAACAGTTTCATTGTTAGGGATGCAAAGGATTGTAGGATAATAAGATACGAAGTCTCACTGTTAGGGATGCAAAGGGTTATAGGAGTTTCAAAGTTTTGCTTTTGTCAGCTGTGCCAAATTTGATCCAAGCAGACATCCGACTCACTTATATCATCCAAATTAATTATGAATCCTTTGCATCCTTGTGAATTACATGTACGTATCTTCATTCTTCCTAGAGAAAGCTGCTAATTCAAGTAGCCTTTAATCTATCATCCCTACGCAAATCTTGCACCCCTGAACTCTATATTAGTTGGGTTCTTCCTGCCAATATAGCGATGATGTCTATTATACATCCTGATGATGATCAACCCCGATAGGTCTGAGCCCTAAAAATTAAAGGTCTCGCTTTCTGACGAAAGCCGGCCCAAGAAAGGGGCGGTCTCCTAGATGTAATTTTTACCTTCCATGGTTCTGATTTCATCTTTCAATGACAATCAACGAAGAAGCCTTCGATTGCACTACCAAACTATTCACAGCCAAGCACTTGGCTTAGACCCCATCAGTGTCTAGATAGTTATGCTTTACGTTGTAAGAAACAATATTATGAAAAAGCGTGTTGCTAAAGCTGTGGGGAGAAGGCTCCCATCCTTTATGTTGAATGACAAGAACATATACAGCAAAAAATACTAGTAAAAAAGCTTACTGTTGGTTTATTTCAAGCTTTGCTAGTTTGCTTGTGTTTCGAGTTCCCACTCGGCCATCGTGCTAAATCGCTTCCAccaaagagaaggagagatagGTGGATTTCTTTTTGCACTTAATTTTACTCTATACACTCGATGTCTTCTGACTAAAGATCTTTAATTTGTAGATCTAACCCCACCAGTCACTTAACTGGCAAGTTcctgaaaaaggagaagaaagtaCTTCACTTTGTAATTCAATTTTCACATCGGAGACACTCAACTTCGTGTTCATGTCCCAACGAAGACAACAAAACCTCAACCTTGAGTCTCCTCCCAtatctctctatctatatacgAAAGACAGGAGATCAAccaaaaattgaacaaaatcaAAGACATGTCGGCGTTCATATAATATACAGAAGTAACCacaaagagagaagagagagggattTATTCACTTCGATCATCCATCAGTTCTGGTCCATTAGGCGACTCCTACCTCCTTGCATAACTCATCCAAGTTCCAGTCACGCCGGACCGCTCGGCACCTCATCAAGCGCGGCTCGGTTGGTGGCAGCTGCCCGTCCTCAAGCACGATTCCTCCTTGACCACGAGGTGTCATGGGGCtatcttcctcctcttcttccccttcctcctcctgctgctgccgccgccgctcCTCCTTGCCCTGCCTGTGCGCCGCCCTCCGGCTCCAGCATCCCACCATTTCCCCGCATCGCCTTCCACACACCAAGTCCCCACCAGCTCCTGCGCTCTGCACGCTCCTCTGCAAGGTCTGGCATGTCCAGCACGAGATGCTGACCCCCACCTCGATTCTCCTCATGTCTTTACTCCTCCTGCAAACGCACAGCATCCTGCCTGCTGTGAAGATAGACGCCCTACAGGAACGAGTCCACGGAAATGTATGGGGACGGTGGCAACCCTAGCAACCCGCAACCTCCCTGTGCTGTAGAGTAGGGAGGGAGATTGAAAGAGAAGAGTGAAGAAATCACTTATGAGGCTTGTTGGCGGCTTTTTAGAGGAATGAAGGAGGGAGAGAAACGAATGTGAGGCAAGATGGTGGGGATGAAGATGCGAAAGAGGGGAGGGTTCCACCACCATACTGACTACAGAGTGGTTGGTTTTGACCGATGAACTGGCATGTCATGTGCTCTCTCTTTCTGCACCCTCTTGTGGGCAACGCCGGTTCTTGTCGAGCCAACAGGGGTACGCCCATGTGTTCTCTGCGCTCTCTGTAATTATAAATTAGCTCTGCTTTTGTTTactctgtttcttcttttaagTGTTATCGCGGTCTTAGGAGGCgtgcgagagagagatctgaaTTTCATTGTAATATAAATCAACATGAGGAGTAGAGGGGCTGAAGAGTGAAGACTACTTGAATATTCCTTGAATTTGATTCGGCATATTTCATCCAGTAGCTTCTTCTTCTAATATACATTTCTCCACCACTACTGAGCTCTTGGGGGCCAAGTCTTTCAAGTTCCCAACACGTGCTTGAAGACTGATGTCCATTTTCATAAAGAGGATTCTAGCTTGTTAACGTATCATCTGCGAAAACTACAGtaaaaagttaccacagggcaGCTTCTGTTTTAAATTAATCATTTAAACACATGGTGTTTATTGGTATTGTatgtcatctctctctctcgacaaGCAGAGACAGAAGAACATCAACTTGTTTGCTGCTTGGTAAACATGGTTGGTTAAAACTTCAAAGTTTACCTTCATAAACGAATCGTAGCGTTGGTAGTTGGAGCTAATGGATCACATGCAAGTTAAAAAACTTTTACTTCGATCAGCAAACCAGATTGACTACAGATCGTAGGATCCGCTGGATTTCCATTTATTTGAATCCCGATTTCCGAGAACCACTTTGCATTTGCAGAATTTAATTTCATATGCACTACATATTGATCACAAATTAAACACGTATATCATCTAATGATTCCAAACCAACCTATCTGATCTATTAGTGGCCAGAAATGAAGGATCTATTTGCATAGTATCATCAAGATGGATCAATGAAGGAAGGTCCATATGAAAATGACGTAGCAAGCATGTGATTTGACACAAAGAGCCTGGGTTGTTCCCCCGGTCAAACCTTGCTTCTTACGTTCAACCCCTTAACCTGGAATTAGCATTAAATGCATTTCCTCTGCAAGGGTATCGAAAAGATGACATGTACTAGCAGCAGATTGTATATTATAAGCTTCTGCTGTTAATGGGCAGATTCCCTTCCACATGCCACATATGACAATCAGCTTCTTTGTCTACTCAGCTACGATCCAACCGCGGTTCAAATTATAGCTAACCGCAGAATTATTGAGATTTGGGTGTGAGTAGGAATTGTGCAGAATCAGACAGGGTGTCAATGGGTCACATTTTGTCTCATCtctgatttgaatctgagtACAGTTGCTTGGTTTGGAGAAGGAAATCTAAATCCTATTGTCAATCGAATCCAAATTCAGTATCAAATTTACTTACTGAATACACTTCAGGCAAAAGTTTAAATTACTTTGGTTTCTCGCATTGAGAACTAGATCTCAGTCTTACTTCAAGGCTGATTGAGCCTTTTCTACTCTGCGGGACATCGTAAGAGCCGGTGCAATCCGAACCAGATCACTGACAGCTCATTTACATACGTGGGCATTGAATGCCCTATGAAGGTTGATTTTGCATTTGCATGGGTACATATAAGTTTGTAGGTGTGTGATGCGACCAACATATGAACACTAAATGAGTAATAGTAGCTTATGAATCACATATGAACTTTACATGAGCCTGTGTAGTAGCAAACTATCATTTAATGGTGGCCCATAGTATAATTACGATTACAGTGTGCACTGTTGACATGTGACATGCATGGATGCTTTCTTTAATATATTGTTATGTTCTGTACATATTGGCAGGACCATTAATCAAAGTTACTGCATCTCTATATTGTAACTTCACAATAACCAATTATCTATTCAAGGGAGTGCTCGAAACCTGTCCAATTCAACTATGCAAGTTTCCTGAAAACCATGCATTGTCTAAGCTAGCTATGGGGCATAGAGAGTTCCTTTTCTGGCTAAAAACCATTTCTATAATTTAATGGGACTTTCTTCAGTTCTATAAATCTGTTTGATCCTAGAAAGAAGAGTTGCGATATGGTTAGTTACTATCATATACATAAATCTAGCAACTAATTAGTTACAGTGATGCAAATCGATGTTAATAAACATATAGTCGCggaaacaaagaacttttgCATTAATATTATAGTTGGATATTTGCACTAGGAAGCAGCCTTATAGAGTCGCTTCATATACTCATATTTATATGGTCATAAAGGTGAAGCAACTTGCAGTTGCAGGCTTCAACATCCTGGCGAGGTCAGAAGTACGTTGGCTTAATCAAGAACGCGTTTTATACCAATTTCATAATTAGCTAGAATATAATATGTTCAATCGATATGCACTTTTGGGTTGGCGAGTCTGTCATGTTCTAACCAACCAAAAACTTGTTGCACTAAAGAAAGACTTCTTTTCTCCTTGTAAAAAAGATTCATATAATTGTTCATCATGCATTTTGTGTTGCAGCGATCTTCTTCCTGCTGCATGCTTGGCCTAGTTTTAAGGGTCAAAGCATATATAATTTCTACGTGCTTGGCTTCTTTCCCTGGACTGGAGATTTGAGATTGGGAGGGCAGCGGCCACTATTTCTTCCTCATAAGCTCCATAAGGCGTCCATCCTAACCTAGCTAATTGTGCGTATATAATTAGCTGTTGTTCTCGTGTACGGGAGTGTGTGCAGGCtcacacatgcatgcatatatgcatgtgCACGAAGATAGAGAATGATATAGATAGTTGCACTAAAGTCACTTACAAATTGATTCACACGATCATGTACATgaacatgcatgcatatatacacatgtatacatGAACTGACATGCACGCATACACACATGCAATGCATGAATACACGTGTACACATGCACGGATATGCATGAACATGCATTCGGACATACAGACGTCCACAGACAGACCTGGATGGGTATGCACGCACACgcacaaacacatgcacacatgaacatgaGATACGGTTTACTAGTTCCCCATTAGCATGAGAGGAGACAGCTTTGGCTATTTTCCGAGAAGTTGGACGTGGTTATCATGATCATTTACTTAGTGGAGAAATATATTGTTCGTAACATTTAGATGTCTTCGATGCCAACGTGCTTTAATTTGAAATAGGTGAAAATTCACTGATTGAATTCCAGTTAAGTTTCGCAATAGAACCCAAGATTTTTCATGTGATTGATTAGGAACTTCATATTCTTGAGTAAACAGGTAATGAAAAACATGTGAAATCATGgtttaaataaaagaaaaactcttTGTTGCTActgtttttcttgagaaattaaTAAGGAGCATCACAAAAGTTAGGCATGTTGATTTACGGTTAATTTTGTCATGCCGGGTAAGCTTTTGATCTTAATTCTTTTGTTACAGAGTTTCCGTAAGAAAGTTCTTGAGAAACTCTTCAACAGCTATATACATGTAACTGTATCTTTTGCTACAAAGGAGGTTAATTAGGTGGACCGACCCGCTGCTCAAGTAAGTTTTGGATTAATCGAAGAACGTGAAACCTCCAACCAAATTAAGTCACATCCAGAAAGAACAAAGACAAAACCCAACTCGATCATTTTTAATTGCAATAATAGCTTTGTTCAGCTGACGTATGTACATGGATTAAGTAAATCTAGCCAAGgacaaaaattatataaatataaaatttgctaTCCGATTCACAAATTATTCAACTCCAATTTAAGTCAGTccattctctatttttttttttaaatgctgaacaataatatttttgatttaTAAGCAAATGTTAGCAACATTGGTGTATGCCATATAATACGATTTCTATTCTGGTATATGATCATTAAAACgacaaatatatgaatatcccgTCATCTATATGATCTAACCGGTTGATGACCATCTTAGGAACAGAAAATTGGAATCATGGAATGTCGCCAAGGGTTGATGAAAGCCTGCTGTTATTGGTCTTCCGACTCAACAAGAATGGCCAGAATTCAGTTCAAATTATGGCTGAAAGTTTTAAGTAAATTGCGACTACACATATGATATGAACGGGAATTCACGTTGCCAACTTTTCCCAACTATCATCAATCAAGAACAGATAATTTCACTGCAGCTGAATATCATCATTTAACAGAGGTTGACAACGATCTCGTTTGTTGCCATCAGTCAATTCTCAACCTCTTTCCGATTACGCATCTAGAAAAACTACAGGACTAGTGGAGCAATCTATTTCTGTAAACGAGTCGATTCAGATACACTAAGCAAATAAACAAACCAGGTATTGTGTAACCAGATACACTCTTAATTAGCACTACATTTTGGCCGTAGAGTTTCACGTTAGACACTTCAAAATCTTGTCTAGAAGGCTACAATTGAGAAGTAATCGTGCACTTAACAGCACAAGCAGCTCTATTTTTACGTGCCAGTTTAAGGATGGGTTCTGAATGAGAATACATTAAGAATCTTACTTATCAACGCTGAAGTCCCGTTTACTGATCTTACATTTCTATAACGTCCAAGAGGGAAAACTGAGAGCGGGAGAAAATGATGACTGAAAATAAGAGCCAATGGATGTTCGCGGGGGATTCGAATGGTTTTGGTGGGGAATAAAATGATTGGTAGGCATAGAAGGCTGACGCAGATTCACCAGACGTGGGTTTTACAGGTTCAAACCTCGTTCTGCAGGAAAAAGAAGCCGAAATCACCCCTACTACCACTGTCGCTTtgcacagagggagagagagagaggatggaaGAGGAAGGGATGGAAGAGGACCCGACATGGAGGTTCGGCACGACGACGTCGACATGTCCAGGGACAACGATGGCGAGGCTGACGCCGGCGGTGAGCCTGATGCCGATGCCGCTGCTTTCGAAAGTATCTTTCCTTcctcctcattcttcttcttcctcttcttattGTTATTGCCCTTAACCGGCTCTTGGCTTCATGaagattttgtttttgaggAGTGAGGTGGGTGTTCCTTCCGTTCGTTGAGCACCGAAGTGCTGCAATTCTTTTCACTTTCTGTTATTGGGCCCTTTCTTCGATTGCTATTCTGGGATTTTGCATTTTGGGGAAAACAAGGCTACacgagatgaagaagaggatgaaggaGATGGAGCAGGAAACTGCAGCTCGTCGAGAGATGCAGGCTAAGCTCTACCAAGAATGGGGCCTGTTCAAGGTTGGTcttcctcttttgctttttctattttgacCCACCATTCAGCTTAGTTTCCtactttttttcaattcaaattctCTGTTATCAGATAGAAGCGCTGTATGCATTTTTGGGTCCTGCGATTTCACTAAGTATGTTTCCCTGCATTTGCTCAAGCTAAGTCAACGGCATTCATGTGTGTCTGTCTTATGGCCCACATTTTCAACTGCTAATACTTTCAATATGTTAACGATGTCTATGAAATTATTTGAGTTCGTCTTTTCGTGATTATGAACATGAATATTTCTGTTCCTTCATAATTTTCAATTCTaaatttcttttacatattcttGTCTGTGAGAGTTTTGCAGTATCAGAGGAAAACAGAGACACGGGAGATGAGAAATGCAAACATAATGATTCGATTCTTTTGTATATATACTGTATAAACCGAATACTAATTACATTTCTGTTGCAAATACAATTGTACTCCAGCTGTACCCCACTCTCTTATCCGAAGCTTCTCGTAGCCACCTTGGCACCCTTTACATTGCATTCAGACCCAGCTACTGCTGCAGAAGCACAGGCAAGCAGGGAAGAAGTGGATAGTCAATCAGTGTCTGTTGGTAATGTaaggtttcatttttttttgtctttgatgGATTAATATTCTCTAATTTGGGATTGAGGGCACCACGTTTCTTACCATATGTATATCTATGAGTGAGTGTGCCTGTGTGTATTTTGTCCTTGTGTCCTacttttttagaatttttgaaagttCACACTCCTGTACAAAATTCACATAAGCATATGTATTTGTATATCTGTAACATAGTCGGACATTTTTGGGGACAAAATGTGATGTTTTTATTGCTTTTGTAGAAAGAATTCATTTGCCTGCATCGAACATTCTTGACTAATATATCTCGCAGTCGAATTCTTGCTGGTGTGATGGGGTTCTGGTTAACAATTTCAGTCTTATTATATGTAATTTGCTTGTTTGTACAAATCTTCCGACAGCAAAATTGTGTCTTCTTGGGACATAAATTATATCCTCTGGATCTAGCCATTTGATGTTAGGTTCAACAAGGATCTTACTTTGAGTTGTTAATTGTTTGGCTAGATTGGTGATGAATTCAGGTGAGAAATTGTCAAAGGACAGGTGTATTGCCTTTAGCCATGGCATAAATGACTTCTTTCAATACTTTCATGTTGATTAATGCTTCTATCAAACCTAGTGGTATGGGATCTTATTTAGATCCAGGTCACTAGATGCCCTTCTGCCATGATCTCGGTTATCCAGTAGCTTTATATATTTCATTGGTTTGAAATCTTCCAATGCCATTGTCAGCATTCCCAAGAACATGTTTGGATGTCTCACATTTTCAGTTCCTGCATATATTTTGGTTCCTTCTGTCAATGTATGATATTTGATATCCTAAAATATGTTTGGAGTTGGAGTTTGGACATTTCATCTGTACAGCTCTTCTAAGTTGTCATGTCTGGCTTCAACTAGCATCCAAACAAGCGGTTGAAATTTTGCTGGTGTATCATATCGATTATGTTGATATATGACTATGTTTATCTTAGGCGCAGCAACATTTCCAATCTTGTGGTACTGTTGACAGGGTTACAATTTTGACTGACAAAGTTTGGCCAACCTAAAGGATTTTCATGTGGAATTTCTAGAAACAGAAGCTGTCCAGAATGCTCTCCTTTCGAAAGAACCAGAGCTCCATGGTCGTCAACAAAAGGTGCATAATATTGCCCTTGCCCTAGATATCATGAACTTTAGGGCATCCTTGAATGAAGCAACAGTTGTTAGTCATAATGTGTCTCTACTTTTGAGGACAATTTATGTTGTGAATTTGATTTAGTAAAACTACACCCTAAAAGCATCTTTTGTAGTCAAAGATATGGACGGACACTGTAAGGTTAATTTGCAGGTTTTAGCTAAAAGGACCAACATGCCATGGTGATGGCATATTGTGGTAAATGTTTCGATCCATATCATAGGAGGCCCTTTATGCCACCTCCAAGTATCTATTCACCTCATGGATATGGGTAAATTAACTCGCTAGCATTCCAGTGTGGGAAGCAATTATGGTACTATCTtgtgtaaagagagagagagagagagagagagagagagagagagagattataacTAAGCTATTGTGTTCAATCCAATTTCTCAGAGCAGGAACGTTCCTAGGTTCAGGAAGCCAATGCGTTACAGACCTTACTACTGATGTGCTGCTATGTCGGTGCCTTGTTATAGTCGCAATCAAAGCATGCCTTCGCTACTGATATCTTCTCGTCACATTTTGTTAGTTTGTCTTTTCTGAGGCGTATTGGATGTTGTTTACACTCTTGGACCAAACCAGAAAATACTTTTTGCTCGGTGGTAGCTGTATCTGTCCGTTTAACCATGGAATTTACTCCAGTATTGATCGATCTGATGAAGGAATGTTGCCTACAGGCTGTGTTATGCActttgtgttatatatatactcttTTTTGAACAATATTCTTTTTTACCTTTACTAGGTGCAGTATGTCCAGAACACCTGCAAGTTCAGCAAGGTCTGAACACGGGGTCAATGAAGAGCCATATATTTTCTATTACACGTTCAGTTTGATATACTGTTTTTTGGATGTTCTGCATTCTACAGTAGTGGTATCTGACATTTGACAGCATTAGGGGCTTAGAATGAGTCTCCCTATATCAGTCCTTAACCTTTCGAGGAGTGGCAAAAAGTGGGTCAAAAAGCTGTTTGAAGTATTTAGTACTGGCCGAATATCTGCAAATTACCTGATGATCTCTTGGTTGTTTCTCGTGGTAGGCATCTGACTGCAATGAGATTATTGTCCTTGGCCTCAGATTCTTGTGGGGTCAAATCTTTCCAGccatttttatccttttctctattttcctcTCAAGGGTGCTTTCGTTCTTTTCTTAAGCATCGCTTGTAGGCTATTCTCTGGGACATAGATCGTGGTCTCATATTTGACATGAAGTTTTGTATCTGACATGAAGATAAATTCCAACGAAGTCACCTTTTTAGGTGCAGGACGTTTGGAAACACTTCAACAGTTCCCAAGCATAGTGTACAGAATCATGATCCGCAAGCATGGAGTTTGCAAGGCAGCAAGACCGTGCTTGACCGCAAGATAACAGTTGTTTTCTAAACTCCATGGTCTCGATCCATGTCTAGTGGGTAATCAAATCAGTGTCATGATCTGCCATCTCTGCTACATCATCTCAGGCTCTCATCTGCTACAGAGGGAACCATAAATAACACTTCCTAActctttttcaaataaattgaattgaaatgttAGATCTTAATCCTTTTTTGGAGCAGCAGTAATGCCACTTGGGTTTCTAGTATGCTCCAAGGTGGACCTTGTTTTCAGCATTGGCAGGAATAACTGCCCCATAAGATCGTTTGACGCATGATGGGCGATCTGAGATACAGTTTATCCCACCTGCACCAATTCCTTCGGGTCATCTGTAAGATATCTTGCCATGGGAGGATGGTACTCCATAGCCATGGGTGTACGCTGCCGGGAGTGTGACAATGTCTTATGCTTCAGATGTGGTTTCTTTGtatcagaaacaagaaaaaggggGGAAAGGATATTTCTACTTCTCAACCAGTAAGAGAATGGATTTCTTCCACATTTTACTCTTTGCAAAATTGTAGATCTGCAAAACTAAATGTTCAGACATTTGATGGGAAGGAAGAATGCGTGAACAACAATAGACGGCAGGTAATTGTTTATGCTTTGGATAATAACAAAATGATAGAACATCTCGATTTCTTCGTTATTTAAATCCACTCTCACAAACACCTTTGCATGGCGCAGTAGGAATTACAACAGAGAACTCCCACCATTCAGCTTAGCAACATAATAAACCAAAATATCGACCACAATGATGAAATAACTGCAGTTTAACAGAACTCAAAAGGCCGAAGGAAAAGGTGAGCCCTGCAGTTTCTGAGACCCAATCCTTCTCTTGCGTAGCCGCTCTGCGATGATGAATGCAAGCTCAAGGGACTGCGAAGCATTGAGCCTTGGGTCACAGTGGGTGTGAT encodes the following:
- the LOC126410422 gene encoding uncharacterized protein LOC126410422 — encoded protein: MKKRMKEMEQETAARREMQAKLYQEWGLFKSFAVSEENRDTGDEKCKHNDSILLYIYCINRILITFLLQIQLYSSCTPLSYPKLLVATLAPFTLHSDPATAAEAQASREEVDSQSVSVGNGYNFD